A genomic segment from Hyalangium gracile encodes:
- a CDS encoding FtsK/SpoIIIE family DNA translocase: MTARKARAEKTVLSRQDIATRRKALAEKKLQTGGTGRRALVGVFILAASLISLLSVATFDARDRVGPGFRNSVGPMGHLIAESLRGLIGVCAYLIPTCGLYAAVIIFVGNRDRRRLPQIVALMLLTLSAAVLAQLVFGGDPGWAHQPGGALGAGLAGLLQGMFSTVGTVILVTAVSIAALIVGTQYTFLKLCSMAWAALSVLGHRLQESAVAFWEAQKEAYKQRQERLEQEKQEEAAFLAQLEADEEELEEAERDAAEAEAAEAEAMAEEAVRLAREQEKEQLQAAKLAAKLAKETARETRLKEKEKPALPAPAAVSSPALPATTLAEKRPAPGADPAWASFLAPTPAVPAAAATANPEVPSEAPRKRERKTPNIVTAPAAPNSVPPVPAASLAAPVAAEPAPAAAPSMPPAPAVAAAAPATHAAGPSAMVPAPPSALARMPLIVEPKAPPKPTAPKKNTEQFEFVGGRKSFSLPPLDVLECDKKERSELDKDAFLVTAEKLRAKLADFGIVGEVVEIRPGPVVTMYEFLPGPGIKVSKIAALQDDLAMAMEAMRVRIVAPIPGKGVVGIEVPNKDRETVFLKEIAEQDAFQKGASRLTMCVGKDIEGMPYVLDLAKAPHLLIAGTTGSGKSVAVNSMIMSILLKSTPEEVRFIMVDPKMLELSVYEGIPHLLLPVVTDPKKAALALRWAVEEMERRYQMLSEAGVRNIAGFNKLVESSATEVKATVEKPAAEKKSGKAKKVLVVDVAQDEATPAAATASSNDGPGVAAPKDDMEDMREAVESEPEPTEVKAEAADADAEESEAQEAEGDEEAVAAEAAEPEKKELKKLPYIVVIIDELADLMMVASREVETYVARLAQMARAAGIHLMVATQRPSTDVVTGVIKANFPTRISFMLRSKPDSMTILGTVGAEALLGMGDMLIMPPTSAHLQRVHGAFVSETEIKRAVDHLKAQGKPVFDESILKPRDEEVEGGGEDDELSDELYDQALATVSEMRAVSISMLQRKMRIGYNRAARMIERMERDGVVGPADGAKPREVLIRAVGDMPGAGAM; this comes from the coding sequence ATGACGGCCAGGAAGGCGAGGGCGGAGAAGACGGTCCTGTCACGGCAGGACATCGCCACGCGCCGCAAGGCGCTGGCGGAGAAGAAGCTACAGACGGGTGGCACCGGACGGAGGGCCCTGGTGGGGGTCTTCATCCTGGCCGCCTCTCTCATCTCCCTGCTGTCGGTGGCCACCTTCGACGCACGGGATCGAGTCGGGCCCGGGTTCCGCAACAGCGTGGGGCCCATGGGCCACCTCATCGCCGAGTCCCTGCGCGGACTCATTGGCGTGTGTGCCTACCTCATTCCCACCTGCGGGCTCTATGCGGCCGTGATCATCTTCGTGGGCAACCGCGATCGCCGCCGCCTGCCGCAGATCGTCGCGCTGATGCTGCTGACGCTGAGTGCGGCCGTGCTTGCACAGCTCGTGTTCGGCGGCGATCCCGGCTGGGCCCACCAGCCCGGAGGCGCCCTGGGCGCGGGGCTCGCGGGGCTGCTCCAGGGCATGTTCTCCACGGTGGGGACCGTCATCCTCGTGACGGCGGTGTCCATCGCCGCGCTCATCGTCGGCACCCAGTACACGTTCCTCAAGCTGTGCTCGATGGCATGGGCCGCCTTGTCCGTGCTCGGCCACCGGCTGCAGGAGTCCGCCGTCGCCTTCTGGGAGGCCCAGAAGGAGGCGTACAAGCAGCGCCAGGAGCGGCTCGAGCAGGAGAAGCAGGAGGAGGCCGCCTTCCTCGCCCAGCTCGAGGCGGATGAGGAGGAGCTGGAGGAGGCCGAGCGCGACGCCGCGGAGGCCGAGGCCGCCGAGGCGGAGGCCATGGCCGAGGAGGCCGTGCGACTGGCTCGGGAGCAGGAGAAGGAGCAGCTCCAGGCCGCGAAGCTGGCCGCGAAGCTGGCCAAGGAGACCGCGCGCGAGACCCGCCTCAAGGAGAAGGAGAAGCCGGCTCTGCCCGCTCCCGCGGCGGTGTCCTCTCCCGCCCTGCCCGCCACCACCCTGGCCGAGAAGCGCCCGGCTCCGGGAGCCGATCCCGCCTGGGCCTCCTTCCTCGCGCCGACGCCCGCCGTGCCTGCCGCCGCCGCCACCGCGAACCCGGAGGTGCCGTCCGAGGCTCCGCGCAAGCGCGAGCGCAAGACGCCGAACATCGTCACCGCGCCGGCCGCGCCCAACTCCGTGCCGCCCGTGCCCGCTGCCTCGCTCGCCGCTCCGGTGGCCGCGGAGCCCGCGCCCGCCGCTGCTCCGAGCATGCCTCCGGCTCCGGCCGTGGCCGCGGCGGCTCCTGCTACTCACGCCGCGGGACCGTCCGCCATGGTCCCCGCGCCTCCCTCCGCGCTGGCGCGCATGCCGCTCATCGTGGAGCCCAAGGCGCCGCCCAAGCCCACCGCTCCGAAGAAGAACACCGAGCAGTTCGAGTTCGTCGGAGGCCGCAAGAGCTTCTCGCTGCCGCCGCTGGACGTGCTCGAGTGCGACAAGAAGGAGCGCTCCGAGCTGGACAAGGACGCCTTCCTCGTCACCGCCGAGAAGCTGCGCGCCAAGCTGGCCGACTTCGGCATCGTGGGCGAGGTGGTGGAGATCCGCCCCGGCCCCGTCGTCACCATGTACGAGTTCCTCCCGGGCCCCGGCATCAAGGTGAGCAAGATCGCCGCGCTCCAGGATGACCTGGCCATGGCGATGGAGGCCATGCGCGTGCGCATCGTCGCCCCCATCCCCGGCAAGGGCGTGGTCGGCATCGAGGTGCCCAACAAGGACCGCGAGACGGTCTTCCTCAAGGAGATCGCCGAGCAGGACGCCTTCCAGAAGGGCGCCAGCCGCCTCACCATGTGCGTGGGCAAGGACATCGAGGGCATGCCGTACGTGCTCGACCTGGCCAAGGCGCCGCACCTGCTCATCGCCGGCACCACCGGCTCGGGTAAGTCGGTGGCGGTCAACTCGATGATCATGAGCATCCTCCTGAAGTCCACGCCGGAGGAGGTCCGCTTCATCATGGTGGACCCGAAGATGCTCGAGCTGTCCGTCTACGAGGGCATCCCCCACCTGCTGCTGCCGGTGGTGACCGACCCGAAGAAGGCCGCGCTCGCGCTGCGCTGGGCCGTGGAGGAGATGGAGCGCCGCTACCAGATGCTCTCCGAGGCTGGCGTGCGCAACATCGCCGGCTTCAACAAGCTGGTGGAGAGCTCCGCCACCGAGGTGAAGGCCACCGTCGAGAAGCCCGCCGCGGAGAAGAAGTCCGGCAAGGCCAAGAAGGTGCTCGTGGTGGACGTGGCCCAGGACGAGGCCACGCCCGCTGCCGCTACCGCCTCCTCCAACGACGGTCCCGGCGTCGCCGCGCCGAAGGACGACATGGAGGACATGCGCGAGGCCGTGGAGTCCGAGCCCGAGCCCACCGAGGTGAAGGCCGAGGCCGCCGACGCCGACGCCGAGGAGTCCGAGGCACAGGAGGCCGAGGGCGACGAGGAGGCTGTCGCCGCCGAGGCCGCCGAGCCGGAGAAGAAGGAGCTCAAGAAGCTGCCCTACATCGTGGTCATCATCGACGAGCTGGCGGACCTGATGATGGTCGCCAGCCGCGAGGTGGAGACGTACGTGGCGCGCCTGGCCCAGATGGCCCGCGCCGCCGGCATCCACCTGATGGTCGCCACGCAGCGTCCCTCCACGGACGTCGTCACCGGCGTCATCAAGGCCAACTTCCCCACGCGCATCAGCTTCATGCTGCGCTCGAAGCCGGACTCGATGACGATCCTCGGGACGGTGGGCGCCGAGGCCCTGCTCGGCATGGGCGACATGCTCATCATGCCGCCCACGAGCGCCCACCTGCAGCGCGTGCACGGCGCGTTCGTCTCCGAGACGGAGATCAAGCGCGCGGTGGACCACCTCAAGGCCCAGGGCAAGCCCGTCTTCGACGAGTCCATCCTCAAGCCGCGCGACGAGGAGGTGGAGGGCGGCGGCGAGGACGACGAGCTGTCCGACGAGCTGTACGACCAGGCCCTGGCCACCGTGAGCGAGATGCGCGCGGTGTCCATCTCCATGCTCCAGCGCAAGATGCGCATCGGCTACAACCGCGCCGCCCGCATGATCGAGCGCATGGAGCGCGACGGCGTGGTGGGCCCGGCCGACGGCGCCAAGCCTCGCGAGGTGCTCATCCGCGCGGTAGGCGACATGCCGGGCGCTGGAGCGATGTAG
- the gatB gene encoding Asp-tRNA(Asn)/Glu-tRNA(Gln) amidotransferase subunit GatB, whose translation MPLSDFQPVIGLEVHAQLLTKSKIFCGCSTEFGAEPNRNTCPVCLGMPGVLPVLNQRVVEFAVRTGLALGCTIKKTSIWSRKNYFYPDLPKGYQITQYDQPICEWGKLTIDMPEGEKVIRVRRIHMEEDAGKNVHDAAVGESLVDLNRAGVPLLEIVSEPDLRSADEAVEYLKALRDVLVYLGVNDGNMEEGSFRCDANVSVMRKGATQYGQRVELKNINSFRFIKQAIEFEIGRHVEVIESGGKIDQETRLWDTQRGESRSMRSKEDAHDYRYFPEPDLPPLHVSDALIDQMAQGLPELPRPKLQRFMSQYGLPAYDAKLLCAERPLAEFFEACAQHYKDYKKLSNWFQGELARLLNESGGTVGISTLKFTPAQLGELLTAVEKGTLSNNAAKDVLGEMFRTGKAPDAIISEKGLAQVSDAGAVEAIVDDVLAKNAGEVEKYRGGKKQIYGFFVGQVMKAMKGKGNPALVNELLKKKLGD comes from the coding sequence ATGCCCCTGAGCGATTTCCAGCCCGTCATCGGCCTCGAGGTCCACGCCCAGCTGCTGACGAAGTCGAAGATCTTCTGCGGCTGCTCCACGGAGTTCGGCGCGGAGCCCAACCGCAACACGTGCCCGGTGTGCCTGGGCATGCCCGGGGTGCTGCCGGTGCTCAACCAGCGGGTGGTGGAGTTCGCCGTCCGCACGGGCCTGGCGCTGGGCTGCACCATCAAGAAGACGAGCATCTGGAGCCGGAAGAACTACTTCTATCCGGACCTGCCCAAGGGCTATCAGATCACCCAGTACGACCAGCCCATCTGCGAGTGGGGCAAGCTCACCATCGACATGCCCGAGGGCGAGAAGGTCATCCGCGTCCGCCGCATCCACATGGAGGAGGACGCGGGCAAGAACGTGCACGACGCGGCGGTGGGCGAGAGCCTGGTGGACCTGAACCGCGCGGGCGTGCCGCTGCTGGAGATCGTCAGCGAGCCGGACCTGCGCAGCGCGGACGAGGCGGTGGAGTACCTCAAGGCGCTGCGGGACGTGCTGGTGTACCTCGGGGTGAACGACGGGAACATGGAGGAGGGCTCGTTCCGCTGCGACGCCAACGTGTCGGTGATGCGCAAGGGGGCCACGCAGTACGGCCAGAGGGTGGAGCTGAAGAACATCAACTCGTTCCGGTTCATCAAGCAGGCCATCGAGTTCGAGATCGGCCGGCACGTGGAGGTGATCGAGTCGGGCGGGAAGATCGACCAGGAGACGCGGCTCTGGGACACGCAGCGGGGCGAGTCGCGCTCCATGCGCTCGAAGGAGGACGCGCACGACTACCGCTACTTCCCGGAGCCGGACCTGCCGCCGCTGCACGTCTCGGACGCGCTGATCGACCAGATGGCGCAGGGGCTGCCGGAGCTGCCGCGCCCCAAGCTGCAGCGCTTCATGAGCCAGTACGGGCTGCCAGCGTATGACGCGAAGCTGCTGTGCGCCGAGCGTCCGCTGGCGGAGTTCTTCGAGGCCTGCGCGCAGCACTACAAGGACTACAAGAAGCTCTCCAACTGGTTCCAGGGCGAGCTGGCGCGCCTGCTGAACGAGAGCGGCGGCACGGTGGGCATCTCCACGCTGAAGTTCACTCCGGCGCAGCTCGGCGAGCTGCTCACGGCGGTGGAGAAGGGCACGCTGTCCAACAACGCGGCCAAGGACGTGCTGGGAGAGATGTTCCGTACGGGCAAGGCGCCGGACGCCATCATCTCGGAGAAGGGCCTGGCGCAGGTGAGTGACGCGGGCGCCGTGGAGGCCATCGTCGACGACGTGCTCGCCAAGAACGCGGGCGAGGTGGAGAAGTACCGGGGCGGCAAGAAGCAGATCTACGGCTTCTTCGTGGGCCAGGTGATGAAGGCCATGAAGGGCAAGGGCAACCCGGCCCTCGTCAACGAGCTGCTGAAGAAGAAGCTCGGAGACTGA
- a CDS encoding TFIIB-type zinc ribbon-containing protein → MADFDKPSSTEEEYFAREEIEKKRKLALQQAEEMAAQRREELKQLHHMKCPKCGMDLQTLTRGKVELDTCFNCHGVWLDAGELDQIVSQGPEGGGKVMGAVLNLFKRK, encoded by the coding sequence ATGGCCGATTTCGACAAGCCGTCGTCCACCGAGGAGGAGTACTTCGCCCGCGAGGAGATCGAGAAGAAGCGCAAGCTCGCCCTCCAGCAGGCCGAGGAGATGGCCGCCCAGCGTCGCGAGGAGCTCAAGCAGCTGCACCACATGAAGTGCCCCAAGTGCGGCATGGACCTGCAGACGCTGACCAGGGGCAAGGTGGAGCTCGACACCTGCTTCAACTGCCACGGCGTGTGGCTGGACGCGGGCGAGCTGGACCAGATCGTCTCGCAGGGCCCCGAGGGCGGCGGCAAGGTGATGGGCGCCGTCCTCAACCTGTTCAAGCGCAAGTAG
- a CDS encoding antibiotic biosynthesis monooxygenase family protein, which yields MIVAISRFRPPTEQAEQLVARFQDRSRLVDRHEGFLGLEVLRSFERQPEFLLVTRWRDRDALRAYLQSPDFQVAKAASVADDSTFAMYEVVGQ from the coding sequence ATGATCGTCGCCATCTCGCGCTTCCGCCCCCCCACCGAGCAGGCGGAGCAGCTGGTTGCCCGCTTCCAGGACCGCTCGCGGCTCGTGGACCGCCACGAGGGCTTCCTTGGCCTGGAAGTGCTGCGCTCCTTCGAGCGCCAGCCGGAGTTCCTGCTGGTGACGCGCTGGAGGGACCGGGACGCCCTGCGCGCCTACCTCCAGTCCCCGGACTTCCAGGTGGCCAAGGCAGCCAGCGTCGCGGATGACTCCACCTTCGCGATGTATGAGGTGGTGGGCCAATGA
- the gatC gene encoding Asp-tRNA(Asn)/Glu-tRNA(Gln) amidotransferase subunit GatC yields the protein MKLTTEQVRHVATLARLSLTPEEEQRYATQLSAVLDAVAQLQELDVSGVEPTSHATLASSLLREDVTRPSLPPEKGLANAPSKIGTSFAVPKIIE from the coding sequence ATGAAGCTCACGACCGAGCAGGTCCGTCATGTGGCCACCCTGGCCCGGCTGTCGCTGACGCCCGAGGAGGAGCAGCGCTACGCCACGCAGCTCTCCGCGGTGCTCGACGCGGTGGCCCAGCTCCAGGAGCTCGACGTGAGCGGCGTGGAGCCCACCTCGCATGCCACGCTCGCGTCCTCGCTGCTGCGCGAGGACGTGACGCGGCCCTCGCTGCCGCCGGAGAAGGGGCTGGCCAACGCCCCGTCGAAGATCGGCACCAGCTTCGCGGTTCCCAAGATCATCGAGTGA
- a CDS encoding leukocidin family pore-forming toxin, translated as MSEKKMWMSKFLPSVPALTMALALGGCLGPEAQEGEQQQQEQQQPAANLVEYGSRTPFATELLARGIDSDVIYVNAAEVTEEDTQELRFAFASGSSVLLDGTTLQEPSAIEKLSASIGGLGIQGQAVLLRHGEQGIAYEQFQAVDAERVSTQQEAQALAAYAHQVLSAPELKTRVSKLTAGERYQPIYTYTVGSHRTNFSCWLHKGLNGLTWNGNTVDACNGQGSVNLIYTVDMIRSVPGAAGNVISEDAKYLRISINKNTGGAGWHLANNLTQEHTWFESWAHRDDWTGPFANKYSFSIDPQGDTGVEIYGHLPSQTNPQQTINTSSSVNVGISVGGNAEVNTEGPKVGGQIGAQGSITNSREISYTTNEYTVENHTGGRTARWVWDRKYDAYHCDWLSRRFGLECFFYGAYWDGYFVFRGDAFSPISYANFVPSFAAIYRAPPTRTGVTNFRLDSTVEVMALAGKVAPTAFMSAYAEVGRTWNTVTTSTQLSVDWGHPFFEPEANVRLQSLDANDECLDVLGFSQADGAPVVGYDCHGRNNQLWGLNAQEQYRSRVAPDRCLTVEPNLTLSVRSCTNGLNQKWYWNTAEQALMSRYADGTGTRYRLAFTGRLNTAKVAPVAGPGTHANNYLSNPQL; from the coding sequence CGCACTCCGTTCGCCACGGAGTTGCTGGCGCGCGGCATCGACAGCGACGTCATCTACGTGAACGCGGCCGAGGTGACCGAAGAGGACACCCAGGAGCTGCGCTTCGCGTTCGCCTCCGGCAGCAGCGTGCTGCTCGACGGCACCACGCTCCAGGAGCCCAGCGCCATCGAGAAGCTGAGCGCGTCCATTGGCGGGCTCGGCATCCAGGGCCAGGCGGTGCTGCTGCGGCACGGCGAGCAGGGCATCGCGTACGAGCAGTTCCAGGCGGTGGACGCGGAGCGCGTCTCCACGCAGCAGGAGGCCCAGGCCCTGGCGGCCTACGCCCACCAGGTGCTCTCCGCGCCCGAGCTGAAGACGCGCGTCTCCAAGCTCACCGCGGGTGAGCGGTACCAGCCGATCTACACGTACACGGTCGGCTCCCACCGCACCAACTTCAGCTGCTGGCTCCACAAGGGGCTGAATGGCCTTACCTGGAACGGAAACACCGTCGACGCCTGCAACGGCCAGGGCAGCGTCAACCTCATCTACACCGTCGACATGATCCGCTCGGTGCCCGGGGCCGCCGGCAACGTGATCAGCGAGGACGCCAAGTACCTGCGCATCAGCATCAACAAGAACACGGGCGGCGCGGGCTGGCACCTGGCGAACAACCTCACGCAGGAGCACACCTGGTTCGAGTCCTGGGCCCACCGCGACGACTGGACCGGCCCGTTCGCCAACAAGTACAGCTTCAGCATCGACCCGCAGGGTGACACCGGCGTCGAGATCTACGGACACCTGCCCTCGCAGACCAACCCCCAGCAGACGATCAACACCTCGAGCAGCGTCAACGTCGGCATCTCCGTGGGAGGCAACGCCGAGGTGAACACCGAGGGGCCCAAGGTGGGCGGGCAGATCGGCGCCCAGGGCTCCATCACCAACTCGCGTGAGATCTCGTACACGACGAACGAGTACACGGTGGAGAACCACACGGGCGGCCGCACGGCCCGGTGGGTGTGGGACCGCAAGTATGACGCGTACCACTGCGACTGGCTCTCGCGCCGGTTCGGCCTGGAGTGCTTCTTCTACGGCGCCTACTGGGACGGGTACTTCGTCTTCCGCGGGGATGCCTTCAGCCCCATCAGCTACGCCAACTTCGTGCCCAGCTTCGCCGCCATCTACCGGGCGCCTCCGACGCGGACCGGCGTGACGAACTTCCGGCTCGACTCCACGGTCGAGGTCATGGCGCTGGCGGGCAAGGTCGCCCCCACCGCCTTCATGTCGGCCTACGCCGAGGTGGGCCGCACGTGGAACACCGTCACCACCTCGACGCAGCTCTCCGTGGACTGGGGCCACCCCTTCTTCGAGCCCGAGGCGAACGTGCGGCTGCAGTCGCTGGATGCGAACGACGAGTGCCTGGACGTGCTCGGCTTCTCGCAGGCCGATGGGGCGCCCGTCGTCGGCTATGACTGCCACGGCCGCAACAACCAGCTCTGGGGGCTCAATGCCCAGGAGCAGTACCGCTCCCGCGTCGCCCCGGACCGCTGCCTGACGGTGGAGCCGAACCTCACGCTCTCCGTGCGCAGCTGCACCAACGGCCTCAACCAGAAGTGGTACTGGAACACCGCCGAGCAGGCCCTCATGAGCCGCTACGCGGATGGCACCGGCACGCGGTATCGCCTGGCCTTCACCGGCCGGCTCAACACGGCGAAGGTCGCTCCGGTGGCCGGCCCCGGCACGCACGCGAACAACTACCTGAGCAACCCGCAGCTCTAG
- the gatA gene encoding Asp-tRNA(Asn)/Glu-tRNA(Gln) amidotransferase subunit GatA: MELTELSMLELAAKLAAREVSSVEATRASLARTAQVDGKVKAFLRLDEKGALAAAEASDARRKAGNPASPLDGVPIGLKDIFLTEGVETTCASRILQGFIPPYDATVVSLLKQAGMPILGKLNMDEFAMGSSNEGSAFGPTHNPWALDRTPGGSSGGSSAAVAAREVFGALGTDTGGSIRQPAAFTNLVGLKPTYGRVSRYGVISYASSLDQVGPLTRTVADTAALLQLIARHDPLDSTSAAVEAPDYREDLEGGVRGLKLGVPREYFIEGMDPEVEATVREAMKAYERLGATLVDVSLPHTKYALATYYLLAPAEASSNLARYDGVRYGQRAKDARGLKEMYGQTRDRGFGAEVKRRIMLGTYALSAGYYDAYYLRAQKVRTLISRDFTKAYEQVDAILSPISPVPPFKLGEKVDDPLSMYLMDVFTLPCNLAGLPGLSLPCGFTKSNLPIGLQILGKPFDEARLLRIARAFEREHDFTRRLAPL, encoded by the coding sequence ATGGAGCTGACCGAGCTGTCGATGCTGGAGCTGGCGGCGAAGCTGGCCGCGCGAGAGGTCTCCTCCGTGGAGGCGACGCGGGCCAGCCTGGCTCGCACTGCCCAGGTGGACGGGAAGGTGAAGGCCTTCCTGCGCCTGGACGAGAAGGGCGCGCTGGCCGCCGCCGAGGCGAGCGACGCGCGCCGCAAGGCCGGCAACCCGGCCAGCCCGCTGGACGGAGTGCCCATCGGGCTCAAGGACATCTTCCTCACCGAGGGCGTGGAGACGACCTGCGCCTCGAGGATCCTCCAGGGCTTCATCCCGCCCTATGACGCGACGGTGGTGAGCCTGCTCAAGCAGGCGGGGATGCCCATTCTGGGCAAGCTGAACATGGACGAGTTCGCCATGGGCTCGTCCAACGAGGGCAGCGCCTTCGGTCCCACGCACAACCCGTGGGCGCTGGACCGGACGCCGGGCGGCTCCTCGGGAGGCTCCTCCGCGGCGGTAGCGGCGCGAGAGGTGTTCGGCGCGCTGGGCACGGACACGGGCGGCTCCATCCGCCAGCCGGCGGCGTTCACCAACCTGGTGGGGCTCAAGCCCACCTACGGCCGGGTGTCGCGCTACGGCGTCATCTCCTACGCCTCGTCCCTGGACCAGGTGGGGCCGCTGACGCGCACGGTGGCGGACACGGCGGCGCTGCTCCAGCTCATCGCCCGGCACGATCCGCTCGACTCCACCTCCGCCGCTGTCGAGGCGCCGGACTACCGGGAGGATCTCGAGGGCGGCGTGCGAGGCCTGAAGCTGGGCGTGCCGCGCGAGTACTTCATCGAGGGCATGGACCCGGAGGTGGAGGCCACGGTGCGCGAGGCCATGAAGGCCTACGAGCGCCTGGGCGCGACGCTGGTGGACGTGTCGCTGCCGCACACGAAGTACGCCCTGGCCACCTACTACCTGCTGGCGCCGGCGGAGGCCTCCAGCAACCTGGCCCGCTACGACGGCGTGCGCTACGGCCAGCGCGCCAAGGACGCCCGGGGCCTGAAGGAGATGTACGGCCAGACGCGGGACCGCGGCTTCGGCGCCGAGGTGAAGCGCCGCATCATGCTGGGCACCTACGCCCTGTCGGCCGGCTACTACGACGCCTACTACCTGCGGGCCCAGAAGGTCCGCACGTTGATCTCGCGGGACTTCACGAAGGCCTACGAGCAGGTGGACGCCATCCTCTCGCCCATCTCGCCGGTGCCGCCGTTCAAGCTGGGCGAGAAGGTGGACGATCCGCTGTCCATGTACCTCATGGACGTGTTCACGCTGCCGTGCAACCTGGCGGGGCTGCCCGGGCTGTCGCTGCCGTGCGGCTTCACGAAGTCGAACCTGCCCATCGGCCTGCAGATCCTCGGCAAGCCCTTCGACGAGGCGCGCCTGCTGCGCATCGCCCGGGCCTTCGAGCGCGAGCACGACTTCACCCGCCGCCTTGCCCCGCTCTAG
- a CDS encoding zinc-ribbon domain-containing protein, which yields MDVRCERCKTQYELDDSRISETGVTVQCTQCHHVFVVKKKALVVTVPVNKSQVPQTPLMVPGAEPPATPPASPPPGLRSLSPPIDMPPPVATAAPPPEPPAPASPPAPAPALPPATGAPGGREWRVRQASGNVFTLKDLTTLQKWIVERKVVRDDEISVTGDTWKRLGDIAELATFFQLVDEAQKAAVLQAQVNLGLLPGAAPPPGGPPGTPPASPQRPTPPSEPPPPPPRGSRWPTVLMVLLLLLGLGAGGYYYLVVMPRPEEEARRAEAARLEAERREKERQAQLLAAQAAAEAQLRADAGGTDTPPEDGGALATEVPDGGDGGAVGDAGPDLDAGTALDAGTAPDAGVDADAGTLADAGVGTDGGAPGGKRPAPVRDFDYFMAQGDRLRERDRPENALDAYAEAAELEPDRPEPYTGRGLALLDTGSPRQAEAEFKQALKISPNYGEAIIGLAETYRSQGKKAEAIRYYERYLEILPNGPEAAVARSAIQRLKE from the coding sequence ATGGACGTTCGCTGCGAGCGCTGCAAGACGCAATACGAGCTTGACGACTCCCGGATCTCGGAGACCGGAGTCACCGTCCAGTGCACTCAGTGCCACCACGTCTTCGTGGTGAAGAAGAAGGCCCTGGTCGTCACGGTGCCGGTGAACAAGAGCCAGGTGCCGCAGACACCCTTGATGGTCCCGGGAGCCGAGCCCCCGGCCACTCCACCGGCCTCACCCCCGCCGGGGCTGCGCTCGCTGTCGCCGCCCATCGACATGCCGCCGCCGGTGGCCACCGCCGCGCCACCGCCGGAACCTCCCGCGCCTGCTTCTCCGCCTGCTCCGGCTCCCGCTCTGCCGCCCGCCACGGGGGCACCAGGCGGGCGCGAGTGGCGGGTCCGTCAGGCCAGCGGCAACGTCTTCACCCTCAAGGACCTGACCACGCTCCAGAAGTGGATCGTCGAGCGCAAGGTCGTGCGCGATGACGAGATCTCTGTCACGGGGGACACCTGGAAGCGGCTGGGAGACATCGCGGAGCTGGCGACCTTCTTCCAACTGGTGGACGAGGCGCAGAAGGCCGCGGTGCTGCAGGCCCAGGTCAATCTCGGGTTGCTTCCCGGCGCGGCGCCTCCGCCGGGGGGCCCTCCGGGTACGCCGCCTGCCTCCCCTCAGCGCCCCACGCCTCCATCGGAGCCTCCACCTCCACCGCCCAGGGGGAGCCGGTGGCCCACCGTCCTGATGGTCCTCCTGCTGCTGCTCGGACTGGGGGCAGGCGGGTACTACTACCTCGTGGTGATGCCTCGGCCCGAGGAGGAGGCCCGGCGCGCGGAGGCGGCCCGGCTCGAAGCGGAGCGGCGGGAGAAGGAGCGCCAGGCACAGCTCCTGGCCGCACAGGCCGCCGCCGAGGCCCAGCTGCGGGCCGATGCCGGGGGCACGGACACTCCCCCGGAGGACGGGGGTGCACTCGCAACGGAGGTGCCGGACGGCGGGGACGGAGGCGCTGTAGGAGATGCGGGCCCCGACCTGGATGCCGGAACGGCGCTGGACGCCGGAACGGCCCCTGATGCAGGGGTAGACGCGGATGCCGGGACCCTGGCGGACGCCGGTGTAGGCACGGACGGCGGTGCACCCGGGGGGAAACGGCCGGCTCCGGTCCGGGACTTCGACTACTTCATGGCCCAGGGAGACCGCCTCCGGGAGCGGGACCGCCCCGAAAACGCCCTGGACGCCTATGCGGAGGCGGCGGAGCTCGAGCCGGACCGTCCGGAGCCCTACACGGGGCGGGGACTGGCACTTCTGGACACGGGGAGCCCGCGGCAGGCCGAGGCCGAGTTCAAACAGGCACTCAAGATCAGTCCTAATTACGGGGAAGCCATCATAGGGCTTGCGGAGACCTACCGCTCCCAGGGAAAGAAGGCGGAGGCAATCCGCTATTACGAGCGGTACCTTGAGATCCTGCCGAACGGACCCGAGGCAGCGGTAGCTCGTAGCGCCATCCAGCGTTTGAAGGAGTGA